The following coding sequences are from one Salvia hispanica cultivar TCC Black 2014 chromosome 3, UniMelb_Shisp_WGS_1.0, whole genome shotgun sequence window:
- the LOC125214214 gene encoding serine/arginine-rich splicing factor SR34A-like isoform X2: protein MSGRFSRTIYVGNLPADIRESEVEDIFYKYGRILDIELKSPPRPPCYCFVEFENARDAEDAIRGRDGYNFDGCRLRVELAHGGRGPSSSSDRRGGGGGYSERGGGGGGGGGGGGRFGVSRHSDYRVIVRGLPSSASWQDLKDHMRKAGDVCFAEVSRDSEGTYGLVDYTNYEDMKYAMRKLDDSEFKNPWTRTYIRVKEYKGSPSRSRSRSRSRSRSRSPRRRRSLPRSASRSPSASPVKPSRPRSRSRSRSRSKSRSASPLPARSGSA from the exons ATGAGTGGCCGATTCTCTCGCACCATCTATGTTGGAAACCTCCCTGCTGATATCAGGGAATCAGAAGTTGAAGACATATTTTATAAG TATGGTCGCATCTTGGATATTGAACTGAAGAGTCCACCTCGTCCACCTTGCTATTGTTTTGTTGAG TTTGAGAATGCTCGGGATGCTGAAGATGCGATAAGGGGAAGAGATGGCTATAACTTTGACGGCTGCCGTTTGAGG GTTGAACTTGCTCACGGTGGCAGAGGACCATCATCCTCTAGTGATCGtcgtggtggtggtggtggttaTAGTGAAAGGGGAGGCGGAGGTGGTGGGGGAGGCGGAGGTGGTGGCAGATTTGGTGTGTCCCGCCATTCTGATTATCGAG TGATTGTGCGTGGGcttccttcttctgcttcttggCAAGATTTAAAG GATCATATGCGGAAAGCTGGTGATGTGTGTTTTGCTGAAGTTTCCCGAGATAGTGAAG GAACGTACGGCCTAGTTGATTATACTAATTATGAGGACATGAAATATGCT ATGCGTAAGCTTGATGATAGTGAGTTCAAAAACCCTTGGACCAGAACTTATATCCGG GTGAAGGAATACAAGGGCAGTCCATCCCGAAGCAGAAGCAGGAGTCGTAGCAGAAGCAGAAGCAGAAGCCCGAGGAGGAGAAG GTCACTGCCGCGATCAGCTTCAAGATCACCCTCAGCATCGCCTGTCAAACCATCTCG ACCCAGATCAAGGTCCAGATCAAGATCAAGGTCCAAATCAAGGTCTGCATCCCCACTTCCG GCGAGGTCCGGCAGTGCCTGA
- the LOC125216640 gene encoding 60S acidic ribosomal protein P1-like yields the protein MSVGELACTYAALVLHDDGIPITAEKISTLLKAANLSVESYWPSLFAKLCEKRNVEDLIMNVGAGGGGAAVAVAAPTGAGGGAAAAAPAAEEKKKEEEKEESDDDMGFGLFD from the exons ATGTCGGTTGGAGAGCTCGCCTGCACCTACGCCGCTTTGGTCCTCCACGACGATGGAATTCCTATCACT GCCGAGAAAATCTCGACTCTGTTGAAGGCTGCCAATTTGTCGGTTGAATCCTACTGGCCGAGCCTTTTCGCAAAGCTTTGCGAGAAGAGGAATGTTGAGGATCTCATCATGAACGTCGGCGCTGGTGGTGGCGGTGCCGCCGTTGCCGTCGCTGCCCCGACCGGCGCTGGTGGTGGTGCCGCTGCAGCTGCCCCCGCTGctgaggagaagaagaag GAGGAAGAAAAGGAGGAAAGTGATGATGACATGGGTTTTGGCTTGTTTGATTAA
- the LOC125214214 gene encoding serine/arginine-rich splicing factor SR34A-like isoform X1, translated as MSGRFSRTIYVGNLPADIRESEVEDIFYKYGRILDIELKSPPRPPCYCFVEFENARDAEDAIRGRDGYNFDGCRLRVELAHGGRGPSSSSDRRGGGGGYSERGGGGGGGGGGGGRFGVSRHSDYRVIVRGLPSSASWQDLKDHMRKAGDVCFAEVSRDSEGTYGLVDYTNYEDMKYAMRKLDDSEFKNPWTRTYIRVKEYKGSPSRSRSRSRSRSRSRSPRRRSRSLPRSASRSPSASPVKPSRPRSRSRSRSRSKSRSASPLPARSGSA; from the exons ATGAGTGGCCGATTCTCTCGCACCATCTATGTTGGAAACCTCCCTGCTGATATCAGGGAATCAGAAGTTGAAGACATATTTTATAAG TATGGTCGCATCTTGGATATTGAACTGAAGAGTCCACCTCGTCCACCTTGCTATTGTTTTGTTGAG TTTGAGAATGCTCGGGATGCTGAAGATGCGATAAGGGGAAGAGATGGCTATAACTTTGACGGCTGCCGTTTGAGG GTTGAACTTGCTCACGGTGGCAGAGGACCATCATCCTCTAGTGATCGtcgtggtggtggtggtggttaTAGTGAAAGGGGAGGCGGAGGTGGTGGGGGAGGCGGAGGTGGTGGCAGATTTGGTGTGTCCCGCCATTCTGATTATCGAG TGATTGTGCGTGGGcttccttcttctgcttcttggCAAGATTTAAAG GATCATATGCGGAAAGCTGGTGATGTGTGTTTTGCTGAAGTTTCCCGAGATAGTGAAG GAACGTACGGCCTAGTTGATTATACTAATTATGAGGACATGAAATATGCT ATGCGTAAGCTTGATGATAGTGAGTTCAAAAACCCTTGGACCAGAACTTATATCCGG GTGAAGGAATACAAGGGCAGTCCATCCCGAAGCAGAAGCAGGAGTCGTAGCAGAAGCAGAAGCAGAAGCCCGAGGAGGAGAAG CAGGTCACTGCCGCGATCAGCTTCAAGATCACCCTCAGCATCGCCTGTCAAACCATCTCG ACCCAGATCAAGGTCCAGATCAAGATCAAGGTCCAAATCAAGGTCTGCATCCCCACTTCCG GCGAGGTCCGGCAGTGCCTGA